A section of the Triticum dicoccoides isolate Atlit2015 ecotype Zavitan chromosome 7A, WEW_v2.0, whole genome shotgun sequence genome encodes:
- the LOC119328893 gene encoding zinc finger protein CONSTANS-LIKE 1-like — protein MCAAGERCELCGAGADVHCRADAAFLCWPCDAEVHGANTLASRHRRTRVSQSRGVVRVRCEVALEGWARRMGLEEGAAHRCAEAAARVIRTEVAVAAPRMPLLVAMAAALWWEVAAHGVHEPEDALQRLEASAHVPARLLVAVAAAIGRARARKRTAAVNA, from the coding sequence ATGTGCGCCGCGGGCGAGCGCTGCGAGCTGTGCGGCGCGGGGGCGGACGTGCACTGCCGGGCCGACGCGGCGTTCCTCTGCTGGCCGTGCGACGCCGAGGTGCACGGCGCCAACACCCTCGCGTCCCGCCACCGCCGCACGCGCGTCTCGCAGTCCAGGGGCGTCGTTCGCGTGCGCTGCGAGGTGGCGCTCGAGGGCTGGGCCCGGCGGATGGGCCTCGAGGAGGGGGCGGCGCACCGGTGTGCCGAGGCGGCCGCGCGCGTGATCCGGACCGAGGTCGCCGTGGCGGCGCCGCGCATGCCGCTGCTCGTCGCGATGGCGGCCGCGCTGTGGTGGGAGGTGGCGGCTCACGGCGTCCACGAGCCTGAGGACGCGCTCCAGCGCTTGGAGGCCAGTGCGCACGTGCCGGCAAGGCTGCTTGTGGCGGTGGCAGCGGCGATCGGGCGCGCGCGCGCCAGGAAGAGGACGGCCGCAGTGAACGCCTAG
- the LOC119331155 gene encoding photosynthetic NDH subunit of subcomplex B 3, chloroplastic-like, translating into MAATLQFISLLGTSSAHPAPSCSSSNEKQHRAVHLPQQHQHGRRGGRRLRAVRAVETGAEPAPADSEMAVEPPSVDFAFVSPRLLPDGTPDVHYRTACGGQKLRDIMLEGYIDLYGPYDKLLLNCSGGGECGTCIVEVVEGGEMLSPKNEVEKEKLKRKPKSWRLACQATVGNPDSTGQMVIQQLPEWKVHKWEK; encoded by the exons ATGGCGGCGACACTGCAGTTCATCAGCCTGCTCGGCACCTCCTCCGCCCATCCAGCTCCTTcctgcagcagcagcaacgagaaGCAGCACCGCGCTGTCCACCTGCCCCAGCAGCATCAGCACGGGAGGAGGGGCGGGAGGAGGCTCCGCGCCGTTCGCGCCGTCGAGACGGGCGCCGAGCCTGCCCCCGCCGACTCTGAGATGGCGGTGGAGCCGCCGTCCGTCGACTTTGCGTTCGTCAGC CCTCGGTTGCTGCCGGACGGGACGCCGGACGTTCACTACCGGACGGCGTGCGGCGGGCAGAAGCTTAGGGACATCATGCTCGAAGGTTATATCGACCTCTACGGGCCTTAC gatAAATTGCTGCTCAACTGCTCGGGGGGCGGCGAGTGCGGGACCTGCATCGTGGAG GTAGTTGAAGGCGGCGAAATGCTTTCTCCAAAGAACGAAGTAGAAAAGGAAAAGCTTAAAAGG AAACCCAAGTCATGGAGGCTGGCGTGCCAGGCCACGGTTGGCAACCCAGATTCAACAGGACAG ATGGTCATACAGCAGCTACCAGAGTGGAAGGTACACAAGTGGGAGAAGTGA